The Deltaproteobacteria bacterium genome includes a region encoding these proteins:
- a CDS encoding nucleotidyl transferase AbiEii/AbiGii toxin family protein, which yields MLWIIHQFAEEFRDHALLKGGMQLMLLSSDRATNDLDYVFSPFASKKEIEPGVDRILAKIPGALIRKSFHSNSGRYLVRAGRAEIQIEYNVAESMPSTTLTTQLLAQKVGALPRIIRVMSNDVAFAHKLAAWNERRLMRDLYDCYYWYVNVKTMPNADVLKSRLRSINSRLPTLKKTKSMTMDEFLRQLDVAVNQATELIFLEQLSPLMPRAKLEGLFSVFQVQMRELVGELRRSPIYQ from the coding sequence ATGCTTTGGATTATCCATCAGTTTGCTGAAGAATTCAGGGACCACGCTCTATTGAAGGGGGGTATGCAACTCATGCTGCTCAGCAGCGACAGAGCGACTAATGATCTCGACTATGTTTTCAGCCCATTTGCCTCGAAAAAAGAAATTGAGCCAGGTGTCGACAGAATACTCGCTAAAATACCAGGAGCATTAATTCGGAAATCGTTCCACTCCAATTCTGGACGCTACCTTGTGAGAGCAGGCAGAGCAGAGATTCAGATTGAATATAACGTAGCCGAAAGCATGCCTTCGACAACTCTAACCACCCAGCTGCTGGCTCAAAAGGTGGGTGCGCTCCCGCGCATTATCCGCGTCATGTCAAACGATGTAGCTTTTGCCCATAAGCTCGCAGCCTGGAACGAGCGCAGGCTGATGAGAGACCTTTACGACTGTTACTACTGGTATGTGAATGTCAAAACAATGCCCAACGCCGACGTTCTGAAAAGCAGACTGAGGAGTATCAACAGCCGACTTCCCACTTTGAAAAAGACTAAATCGATGACTATGGACGAGTTTCTTCGTCAACTCGATGTAGCTGTTAATCAGGCTACTGAACTCATATTTCTTGAGCAACTTAGTCCACTAATGCCACGAGCAAAGCTAGAAGGGCTGTTTTCTGTCTTTCAAGTACAAATGAGAGAATTAGTTGGGGAACTCCGGCGTTCTCCAATCTATCAGTAG
- a CDS encoding ATP-binding protein, with the protein MEQEASPGAGAMGVECPTNKHYLACLQDAGIIRSLDRYTLKSLRKLEKFYLGNTALYYAYAELKPDLGSIRETFFLTSMALSHHQVSLHPGQADFAVGPYTFEVGGPRKGKRQIKNEEHSYVVRDT; encoded by the coding sequence TTGGAGCAGGAAGCAAGCCCGGGTGCTGGGGCAATGGGGGTTGAATGTCCTACCAACAAGCACTACCTTGCATGCCTACAGGATGCTGGAATCATCCGCAGCCTCGACCGCTACACACTAAAGTCTCTACGTAAACTTGAAAAGTTTTATCTCGGCAACACGGCTCTCTATTATGCATATGCCGAACTAAAACCCGATTTAGGATCGATACGCGAGACTTTCTTCCTGACCAGTATGGCACTAAGCCACCACCAGGTCAGTCTGCATCCGGGACAGGCTGACTTTGCTGTTGGTCCTTACACGTTCGAAGTGGGCGGTCCGCGCAAAGGCAAACGGCAAATCAAGAACGAAGAGCATTCCTATGTAGTCCGGGATACTTGA